CGGCTTTAGACTCCACCGCAGTGTGGGTCTCGGTAATCACTTGAGACTACGAGAAGGAACGCATTGTGGGGATTGTGTGCCCCGTTCCGACGCCGAGAGTGTAGCGGCCGTTGACGGCTCCGTTCCCTCCGTTCGCTCTTTGCAGACTCCGCTCTCCGCTTCGCGTCGTGCTGCGCTTAGCAGCCGCTCTCTGCGGGCACTGCGCCACCCCCACCCGCTCGATCGCTGATTGTCGGAGCGAGGGCGAAGACTGCGGTGAGCTCGCGATGGATCTGCCGGAAATGTAGCGCGTGATGATGCGGCGAGTCTCGCCCTGGGTTGCGCCGTTCGCCTAGCTTCCCGGCCAGCAAACGGATCCGCTTGCGGGCGCTCAGCGGTCGTAGACGTCGCGGCGGTGGCCGAGTGTGATCACGGCGACGATGAGGACGTTGTCGTCGACGGTGTAGATGACGCGATAGTCCCCGATGCGGACTCGGAGGCCGGGGCGTCCCTGGAGCGCTGTGGCTGCTGGTGGCCGTGGGTCCTCGCCCAGAAGTGCGATCGCCCCGTGAATGCGGTCGCGGTCCTGGTGGTCAATTTGCTTCAACGCGCGGACCGCGGCGGGACGCAGTTCGATCTGGTAGGTCACTTCCAGCCCAGGTCGGCTTTCACCTGAGCCCACGGGATGTTGGGGCCTTCCTCTGCCATGGCCTCGTCGAACGCGGCGACATCTTCGGCGTCTTCGAGTGCCTCAAGCATCCGCTCGTACTGCTCAGGACTGACGACAACGGCGGCGCGCTGACCACGACGCTCAATGAACACCGGTTCGCTCTTCGAGCGATCAATGACATCGGAAAGGTGGTTGCGCGCGTTGGCGGTCGTAGAGGGATCCGTATACGGGCATCGCACGCGGGCGGCGCCGTCGCGTGCACAGTCGATCCCTCACCGTATGGTCTTCGCTGACGCGGGTTCAGAAGATGTGTGCTTCGCAGGTGGCAAGGAATGTCACCCGGCGGCGCTGCAGTTCGCGGTAGACCGGGGCACGGGACACATTGAAAAGCTCAGCGATCTCGGTCTGGGTGTACTCGCCGCGATCTTGCACGCCGAACAGGAGCTTGCGTTGCGTGGTCGAAAGCTTTGGGTTGCTTGCCGTTCTAGTGGCCCTTGGCGCGGGCGACCGCCATCCCGAGCTTGGTGACCACGAAGGTGTCGCCTTCACGGGCGGCTGCGAGCGCCGTCGGCGATGTCGCGGGCGTCTTTCACCGATCGGGCGAGCCGATCGCGAGCGCACCGACCCGGTCGGACGACTGCTGCCACCGGGGCCGGCCGCGAGCATCTGCACGGACACTGCCTCCGCTGCGGCGAGGTCGTCGTCCTGCCGCCGGACACGCTCGACCGGGGTGGGTCCGCGCGTCCTGGAGGGCGCCGGCTTCCGGCTGGACGCGGCAGAGCGGGCTGGTCGGACTGTGCGCCGGATGTGCCGGGTCGGGCATCGCGCCCGCGACGGACGCCGACGCCGCCGCGCAGTGACCGCGTCGCCGCTCCCTAGCTGCGTGAGGCCAGGATGCCGCGGCGATACGTGGTGGGCGTCATCCCCAGTCGCGCGGTGAACAGCGCCCGCATGTTGGCCAGGCGGGAGAAGCCCGACGAGGAGGCGACATCGGTCAGCGGCTTGGAGGGGTCCTCGCCGATCAGCCGCATCGCCGTGGACAGCCGATGCTCCGCGATGAGGGCGGCAACCCCGGCCTCGCCCGTCACCCGCCGGTAGAGCTGACGGCGGCTGAAGGCCAGTTCCCGCGCGATCGTGCCCACGTCGAACTCCGGATCCGGATGCCGGTCGGCGATCAACGCCCACACCCGATGCTCCACCTCGTCGCCATCCCCGGCGTCGATCATCGCGGGCCGCTGCTCACGCAGGATGCCGCGGACCATCGCGACGACCACGTCTTCGGTTGCCGCCGCCGAGTCCCCGCCGGCGGAGACCGCAGCCACGGAGAAGAGGACGCCCACCACCGCACGCGAGGCCCGCACCAAGGCGGTCTCGGCGAGCGGGACAGCAGCGGCCGTGATGGAATGCGGCGGAAGCATACGATCCGGCACGGCGACGGCGCGGAGATCTCCACGCATTCCGATCAGGGCATCCAGCGCGGTGTCCGCGCACACGATACGGGAGTGCGACGTGCCGTTCTCGCCGGCGTGGACCAGCACCGTGTAGCGCCGTTCGTCCTCCGCAGTCCGGCGCGGATCCGTGGGCAGGCAGATGCCGCTGACCGTCGTGAACAGCACGACATGGCCGAGGCGCAGCTGCGCCATCCCCTGCCGCGGACCCGCTGCGGACCCGTGCGAGGACGCGTTGAGTGCCCGTTGTCCTGCAATGTCTCGCATCCTGACTCCCTTCGCCCCCGAATGAACGATGGCCGGTCCTGCGAGGACCGTGGTTTTCCGTGCAGCGCGCATGCGCGCCGACGCGACCTCGGGTTGATTGTGACCCGCGCATTCCGATCCGGCCAGGGACCATGGTCCGGTGAAGACAGACTCGTGCCGTCTTCGCCAGGAGCCTGGTGAGGGCACCGAGCGCGGGGCTACATTGGCGGCACTGCGACACCGTCGCATCTCGGCAGACAGAGCGGAGTGGACTCGGATGCATGTTCCCGACGGATTCCTCACGCTGCCGACCTCGATCGGGACCGGAGTGGTCGCGGTCGCTGGGATCGCCCTGGCGTTGCCCCGGGCCCGCCGCGAGGGGACGGACGACCGCAAGGCGCCGATGGTCGGCATCGTCGCGACGGTCGTCTTCGCGGCGCAGATGATCAACTTCCCCGTCGGGGTGGGGACAAGCGGCCAACTGATGGGCGGAGCGCTCGCCGCCGTCCTGGTCGGCCCGGCAACAGCGGTTCTGTGCCTCAGCGTGGTGCTGATCGTCCAGGCGCTGCTCTTCGCCGACGGCGGCATCGATCGCAGTTCGCGCTTTCTTACAGCGCGTCCGCGCTTGCGGCGAGCGTCCGTAGTACCGCGATGTGGCCCTTGAAGGCCACGCGGCCCTCTTTCGTGAGTCCGGCCCATGTGCGGGTGCGCGTCGCGACCGTTCCCTTTCTCAGTTCGATATAGCGGGCGTCTTCAAGGACTTTCAGGTGCTTGCTCAGCACGGAGTCACTGAGGGCCAGCGCATCACGCAGAGTCCCGAACTCTGCCTCATGTACTTCGGCGAGGATCGAGCAGATGCGCAACCGGTTCGGCGCGTGGATGATTTCGTCGAAATCGTCGGCCACTACGCGCCCGCCCGCAGGGCACGCTCAAGGCGTGCGTCCATTACTGGACCCATGGCAACGGTGAGGACGAACAACACCACCGCGGCTATGTACACGATCCAGTCAGCAGCGACTAAAGCGTTGATCACTAGGGTGGCGGCGATGACCAGGCCGAACACACACCGCCGCATCACTCGCGATATCGGTGGGCGCCCACGTGAAGGCAGTGCAGCGGATGCTCGGCCACGCGTCCGCGGTGATGACTCTGGACACGTATGCCGACCTCTTCGACGACGACCTCGACCTGGTGTCCGAGGCGCTCGGCTCGGCCGCGGCGTCGTCCGACGTGCTCGAGGTTCTGTCGCGCGGCGAGGACACGTGACAACGGCTCGTGACAACAATCGACGGCGTTCCGCGTCACAAAACTGCGCTCAGATGTTGTCAAAGTGTTGTCACGGAGCAATTCTGGTGAGTGTCCGCGAGTCGCGATCCCAGTGTTTAAAAGGGATCGCGAGGAGTGGAAGCGAGTGGGCCCCGTGGGGCTCGAACCCACGACCCGCGGATTAAAAGTCCGATGCTCTACCGACTGAGCTAGAGGCCCTCGGTTCCCAGCCTACTGGCCCGGCGCGGGTGATGACGTCCGCATCCGCATCCGGAAACACGGATCGGCCGCCGCGGGCGAACCCGTCGACGGCCGATCCGTGGAAGTAGCGGATCAAGCCGGGGGCATCAGCACCTCGTCGATCAGGTAGACCGTGGCGTTGGAGGTCTGCACGCCGCCGCAGATGACGCTCGCGGAGCCGTTCACCATGATCGCGTCGCCGCTGCCGGTGACTTCCACATCCTGACCCTCGACGGTCGTGTGCGTTCCGTCGATCTCGTCCGGGCTCACCTGACCGGGCACCACGTGGTAGGTGAGGATCTTCGTCAGCAGCTCGGCGTCGGTGGAAAGCGTGTCGAGCGTCGCCTGGTCGAGGAGGGCGAAGGCGTCGTCCACGGGGGCGAAGACGGTGAACTCGCCGCCGTTGAGCGTGTCGACGAGGTTGACCTCGGGGTTCAGCTGACCGCTGACAGCTGCCGTGAGCGTGGTCAGGAGCGGGTTGTTGGCGGCAGCCGTGGCGACCGGGTCCATGGCCATTCCCTCGACCGAGCCCGCGCCATCCGGCACCTCTTCGGCGTAGGCCGCGCAACCGGGGCCGACGAGGTCGCCCATGGCCGATTCGGTCTCCATGGTCTCCGACTCGGACGCCATGGGCGCCGAGGACGTCTCGGTCGTCTCGGCCGAACCGCTACAGCCCGCGAGCGCGAGCGCACCCACGAAAGCGAGAGAGATACCGGCTGTGATCTTCTTCTTGGTGGTGAGCATGACTTCCTCCGATGTACCGACCCCGAGAGGTCCTCTGTACGGATGGGGCGGTGCGTCCCATCCCGCCGCGACCGCGACGTTCACGAGGCATTCGGGGAGCGATCGAGATCGGATTGCACGGAACGGGTAAATCGTTCCCGCGCAAGGGTCCCGGTCCGGTCGGGGCGCGTGGGGCATGCTGGACCAATGGTGATCGACGGCATCGACGTCCCGGATGACGGGAGCGGGTCGGTCGACCACGTCGGTGAGCTGATCCAGCGGGTCGCCGGTGGGGACCAGAACGCGTTCGCCCGCCTGTACGACATGCTCTCGCCCCGCGTGTTCGGACTCATCCTCCGTGTGCTCGTGGATCGGGCCCAGAGCGAGGAGGTGCTGCAGGAGGTCTTCCTCGAAGTGTGGCAATCCGCCGCCCGGTTCGTTCCGAATAGGGGACAGGGAAGGTCGTGGGTGCTCACGATGGCGCACCGACGTGCGGTGGACCGCGTCCGCGCCGCGCAGTCGAGGGCCGATCGGGACGTGCGTGTGGGCTTCCGTGACCTGGAGGTCCCGCATGATGGCGTGGCCGAGCAGGTGGAGTTGAGAATAGAGGGGAAGCGGGTGGCCCAGGCCCTTGCGGAGCTGCCCGAGGCTCAGCGCGAGGCGATCACCCTCGCGTACTACGGCGGCTACTCTCAGAGCGAGATCGCGGCTCTGCTGGGGTCACCGCTCGGGACCGTGAAGACCAGGATGCGGGACGGCCTGTCCCGACTGAGGAGCAGCATGGGGGTGACGCCATGAGTGAACGGGATTTCGACGAACTGTCGGCGGGTGACGCCCTGCACGCGCTGACCCCCGACGACGAGCGGGCTCTGCGTGACACCCTCGCGACCGAGCCCGCACTCCAGGAGCGTCTCGACGCCGACCGGGAGGCCGCATCCCTCCTCGCCGAGCGGGTCCCCGAGGTCGTTCCTCCCGCGGGGATCCGTGACGCCCTCCTCGCCCGGATCGCCGTGACCCCGCAGGATGCCCCGCCGCCGCGGGACGCGCCGTCGCAGGAGGGCGCCCGCCCGCACTCGAAGGCCGGGGACGAGCGCCCGCATTCGGCGGACGGGGATGCCCGCCCGCATTCGGCCGACGCGCGCGCGCACTCGGGCCCGGAGACCGGGGGCGCCAGCCCGCATTCGGCCCCGGAGGACACCCGCCCGCATTCCGCCGGCGGAAGCACCCCTTCCGATGCGCCGCGACGGGGATGGGGCACGCGTGCGTGGTTCGCGCTCGCCGCCTGCCTGGTGCTGATCATCGGCATCGGAGGTGCGGTCGCGGTGGTCTCGCAGCAACTGAACCGGCCCGAACCGGTCGTCGCTCTGGAACGGATCGAGAGCGCCGCGGACGCACAGTCCGCAGCGGCGACGGTGGACGGCGGAGGGGAAGCCGTCCTGCACTGGTCGCCCAGCCTCGGCGAGGCCGTCCTGGTGTCGGACGACCTACCCACCATCCCCGAGGACAAGACCTACGAGCTCTGGTACCTCCGGGATGGTGAACCGATCTCGGCCGGTGTCTTCGCCGTGGACGACGGTGACGCCACCGCGATCCTCGGCGGGGAGATGCACGAGGGCGACACGATCGCGATCACGGTGGAACCGTCGGGCGGGGCGCCCGGCGGAATCCCCACAGGTAGCCCGATCGTCGCGATCGCCACGTAGCCTGGTAGGGATGACCGACGACGCCACACGCTTCCACAAACCCGTCCGCCGCCCCGCGGAACTGTTCGACCGGATCTTCCCCGCCGAGGACCCGGCCGAGGTGTCCCGTGTCGCCCACACCACCGCATCCGCCCTGCTGACGCGGGTGCGTGCGGATCCGGATGCGGGCACCGTCGACCGCCTCGTGGCGTTCACCGACGACCACGGCATCGACGACATCGCCGAGCTGTGGTCGCGTGCGCCGGCGCGCTCGCTGCCGGGTGCCCTGTGGCGGCTGTACCTGCTGCAGGTGATGATCCACGACGACCCGCGCACCGCCGCCTTCCTCTACGAGCGCGGCCGCGGGGAGCTCGCGTCCGCCGACGTGATCGTCGCGGGGGCTCCCGCGCCGGCCGGGCCGGAAGAACTCGTGGCGTTGATCGACACGATCATGCGGGGCCTGTTCCAGGGGGATTTCGCGGTCGCCCTGGAGCGCGCCGCGGCCTTCTGCCGCGTCGTCGCCTCCGGCTCGACACATCTCGCGGACGACTACGAAGCGACCGAACCGCAGCGGGGGTCGGCCCTGACGACGCGTGCCCTCCGGCTGGCCACCTACGCCGAGGACCTCTCCGCCTGCGCCGCGCTCTGGCGTCGGGACTCCCTGACCTGAGCGGGCCGGGATCTGCCTGGCCTGAGCGGACGGATCTGCCTGGCTTGAGCGGACGGATCTGCCTGGCTTGAGCGGGCCCGCCTGGCCGCGGCGGGATCTGCCGGGAGCGGTGGGTAGTCGTCAGCGTCGGCGGCGGGGGCTCGCGGATCCGGGCGGGCGTGCTCAGCATGGCCTCGGCGGCAGGATCCGGCCCCGGGCAACGGCGCGAAGCGCCCGGGAAAAGGAAGCGCCAGGCCGCAGAAACGCCTCTCGGCGCAAGGCCGCTCGCAGCGGCAGATTTTGGAGCCCGGGGTTACTGCGGCCCGGCTGTTCCAGTGTAACGGCACGGCGCCCCCGCGCATTCCCCCGACTAGGCTCTGGGGATGGCCTGGCGTTTCGCGCTCCTGATCGAGCCCGCAGCATCCGACGAGTCCCGTGCGGATTTCGCCGACACGCTCACTCCCATCGATCCGTCCGCTCCGGCGCTGAGTATCGGCGAGCTGAGCACGCAGCGTGGCGACGGGATCTTCGAGTCGATCGGTGTCGTGGACGCGCACCCACAGGAGGTGCAGGCGCATCTGGAGCGGCTCGCGCACTCCGCGCGCGTGTGCGACCTGCCCGCGCCGAATCTCGCGCAGTGGGCGCAGGCCGTGTCGGTGGCCGCGGCGCAGTGCCCGCCGGGGGAGTGCGTGATCAAGCTCATCCTCAGCCGCGGGGTCGAGCACGGACCCGCACCGACCGCGTGGGTGACGGTCGCCTCGGCCGCCGACAACACGGCTGCCCGCGAGAACGGCGTGCGCGTGGTCGTCCTGGACCGCGGGTTCGACAGCGGCGCGCCGGCACGGGCGCCGTGGCTCCTGCTCGGAGCGAAGACCCTCTCGTATGCGCCGAACATGGCCGCGCTTCGCGAGGCCCGCCGTCGCGGGGCGGATGACGCCGTCTTCGTCTCGAGCGACGGCGTCCTCCTCGAAGGACCGACGTCGTCCCTCGTCCTGCGGCAGGGCGACCGCTTCGTCACCCCCGCGCCGGGTGCCGGCATCCTGCACGGGACGACCCAGCTGAGTCTGTTCGCCCACCTCGAGGATCGCGGTTTCGAGACCGCGTACGAGACGCTGCCGACGGCGGCGCTGTTCGAGGCGGATGCGGCATGGCTCGTCTCCAGCGTCAGGCTCGCGGCCGGCATCACCGCCGTCGACGACGCGCCGCTGCCGTACGACGCCGCCTTCACGCGGGAGCTGAACGACTACCTGCTCTCGCCCAGGTCCTGACCCGTCCGCATCCGCGCTTCGTGGATCGGGTCGCGCCATCCCGTTCGGTTCAGTGCACCCCGTCCCGTTCGGTCCCGTGCACAACGGCCCGTTCGGTCCCGTGCACAACGGCGGGGATCTCCCGCGCCACGCCGGTCCGGGATGCTGTGGCACGGGGTGTCGGTCATGATCTCCGCCGTTGTGCGCCCGTGAATCCGCGCCGCGCCGCGCCGCACCGCGCCCAGCGATCGTAGCCACCGCGCCCACCGCCCGCGTCCGCCGGTCCGCAGCTTCACACGGTCATGCTCAAGACGATGCGGCGTGAACGGCCCGCCGTGCGATCGTCCTCGACGCGCTGCATCCCGATCTTGGTGGCGACGCGCTCAGATGCCCGATTCTCCGGGTGGATGATGGCGATCAGCTCCCGCACGTCGAGTTCCTCGGCGACGAGGTCGCGGCATGCCGCAGCCGCCTCTGTCGCGATGCCCCGCCCCTGCCATTCCGGGACGACGTGGTACCCCACTTCGAGCCGGTGGAACCCGTTGACGTCCTGCCAGGTGAGGCCGCAATCCCCGATGAAGGCGCCCGTGTGCGTCTCGATGATCCAGAGTCCGTACCCGTGCTCGGAGTAGTTGCGCTCGTTCCATGCGATCCACGCAGCTGCTTCTTCGCGGGTCTTGGGCGCGGGGTAGTAATGCATGACGTCCGGGTCGCCGAGGAGACGAGCCATCGCGTCCAGGTCGGACGGCCCCATCCGGCGGAAGCGGAGTCTGGCGGTATCCCGGGGAAGCACCTCAGCAAGATATCGGACGGCCGCGCGCGCCACCTGTGACGCACAACTGCGGAGACCGCCAGTGCCCTCCCGCTTCCGGATGGAGGTGCGCGGGGTGTCGCTCATGATCTCCGCCGTTGTGCGCCGGTGCCGGGCATGTCACCGGCCCCGCGCCGGTCGTGCGGCGGGCGTGCGGCGGGCGCCGTCCCGACCCCGGGGCGACGATCAGCGGTGGTGCCCGGCGTGGACCGCGCCGAGGATCGCGCGTTCGACCAGGTCCCAGTCGTGCACGATCATCGCGTAGTCGAACCTCAGGGTGACGTAGCCCCAGGCGGCGGCGTTGGCATCCCGGACGAGATCCTTGTGACGCAGGGGCGCGGATGCGTGATTCAGCCCGCCATCGGCCTCCACGAGCAGCCGATCGCCGATGAGCAGGTCGACGATCCCGACGGACGGGATCCGGGCCTGGGTCCTCACCTGGAGCCCATGATCGCGCAGCCGCCAGCGCAGCAGCGACTCGATTCCGCTGTCGGCATCCGTCCGGGCGAAGGCGATCGCCGTCCGTCCCGCCTCGTTCGTATTGCAGCGCAGCCAGGTGAGATCGGCCGAACTGAGCATGCCCTGTCGAAGTGCCGACTCGAGCGAGACGAAGAAGTGCTCGGTGCCGCGGCACATCAGAAGCTGACGCAGCAGGCGCGCGACGGATGGGATGTCGAATCGATCGCCGCTCGCGGCGTCCCAGTGCGCGATGCAGGCGCACCCGGGCACCCCCGCCGTGGACGACGGATGCTGCCGATGCGCCCCCGGCAGCATCCACACGTGCAGGTCCGGGGCGTCATCGAGCACCCACACGCCGCGGTGGCGCAGCCCGGAGACGCAGGCGAGCGACCCGCCGTGGGTCGCCGCGGCGCGCACGTCGACGCACGTGCCGCTCACCGCGTACACACCCCGGCGGAGTCGGATGAGGCTTCCGATGTCGAGCTGGGACTCCAGCTGGGAGCGGGACAACCCGCCGGCCCGCAGCTGCGCATACGTCT
The sequence above is a segment of the Microbacterium caowuchunii genome. Coding sequences within it:
- a CDS encoding type II toxin-antitoxin system RelE family toxin; the protein is MTYQIELRPAAVRALKQIDHQDRDRIHGAIALLGEDPRPPAATALQGRPGLRVRIGDYRVIYTVDDNVLIVAVITLGHRRDVYDR
- a CDS encoding type II toxin-antitoxin system Phd/YefM family antitoxin, with amino-acid sequence MRCPYTDPSTTANARNHLSDVIDRSKSEPVFIERRGQRAAVVVSPEQYERMLEALEDAEDVAAFDEAMAEEGPNIPWAQVKADLGWK
- a CDS encoding AraC family transcriptional regulator; the encoded protein is MRDIAGQRALNASSHGSAAGPRQGMAQLRLGHVVLFTTVSGICLPTDPRRTAEDERRYTVLVHAGENGTSHSRIVCADTALDALIGMRGDLRAVAVPDRMLPPHSITAAAVPLAETALVRASRAVVGVLFSVAAVSAGGDSAAATEDVVVAMVRGILREQRPAMIDAGDGDEVEHRVWALIADRHPDPEFDVGTIARELAFSRRQLYRRVTGEAGVAALIAEHRLSTAMRLIGEDPSKPLTDVASSSGFSRLANMRALFTARLGMTPTTYRRGILASRS
- a CDS encoding energy-coupling factor ABC transporter permease, coding for MHVPDGFLTLPTSIGTGVVAVAGIALALPRARREGTDDRKAPMVGIVATVVFAAQMINFPVGVGTSGQLMGGALAAVLVGPATAVLCLSVVLIVQALLFADGGIDRSSRFLTARPRLRRASVVPRCGP
- a CDS encoding transcriptional regulator, whose product is MADDFDEIIHAPNRLRICSILAEVHEAEFGTLRDALALSDSVLSKHLKVLEDARYIELRKGTVATRTRTWAGLTKEGRVAFKGHIAVLRTLAASADAL
- a CDS encoding fasciclin domain-containing protein, which produces MLTTKKKITAGISLAFVGALALAGCSGSAETTETSSAPMASESETMETESAMGDLVGPGCAAYAEEVPDGAGSVEGMAMDPVATAAANNPLLTTLTAAVSGQLNPEVNLVDTLNGGEFTVFAPVDDAFALLDQATLDTLSTDAELLTKILTYHVVPGQVSPDEIDGTHTTVEGQDVEVTGSGDAIMVNGSASVICGGVQTSNATVYLIDEVLMPPA
- the sigK gene encoding ECF RNA polymerase sigma factor SigK; its protein translation is MVIDGIDVPDDGSGSVDHVGELIQRVAGGDQNAFARLYDMLSPRVFGLILRVLVDRAQSEEVLQEVFLEVWQSAARFVPNRGQGRSWVLTMAHRRAVDRVRAAQSRADRDVRVGFRDLEVPHDGVAEQVELRIEGKRVAQALAELPEAQREAITLAYYGGYSQSEIAALLGSPLGTVKTRMRDGLSRLRSSMGVTP
- a CDS encoding anti-sigma factor — translated: MSERDFDELSAGDALHALTPDDERALRDTLATEPALQERLDADREAASLLAERVPEVVPPAGIRDALLARIAVTPQDAPPPRDAPSQEGARPHSKAGDERPHSADGDARPHSADARAHSGPETGGASPHSAPEDTRPHSAGGSTPSDAPRRGWGTRAWFALAACLVLIIGIGGAVAVVSQQLNRPEPVVALERIESAADAQSAAATVDGGGEAVLHWSPSLGEAVLVSDDLPTIPEDKTYELWYLRDGEPISAGVFAVDDGDATAILGGEMHEGDTIAITVEPSGGAPGGIPTGSPIVAIAT
- a CDS encoding DNA-directed RNA polymerase subunit beta, producing the protein MTDDATRFHKPVRRPAELFDRIFPAEDPAEVSRVAHTTASALLTRVRADPDAGTVDRLVAFTDDHGIDDIAELWSRAPARSLPGALWRLYLLQVMIHDDPRTAAFLYERGRGELASADVIVAGAPAPAGPEELVALIDTIMRGLFQGDFAVALERAAAFCRVVASGSTHLADDYEATEPQRGSALTTRALRLATYAEDLSACAALWRRDSLT
- a CDS encoding aminodeoxychorismate lyase; translated protein: MAWRFALLIEPAASDESRADFADTLTPIDPSAPALSIGELSTQRGDGIFESIGVVDAHPQEVQAHLERLAHSARVCDLPAPNLAQWAQAVSVAAAQCPPGECVIKLILSRGVEHGPAPTAWVTVASAADNTAARENGVRVVVLDRGFDSGAPARAPWLLLGAKTLSYAPNMAALREARRRGADDAVFVSSDGVLLEGPTSSLVLRQGDRFVTPAPGAGILHGTTQLSLFAHLEDRGFETAYETLPTAALFEADAAWLVSSVRLAAGITAVDDAPLPYDAAFTRELNDYLLSPRS
- a CDS encoding GNAT family N-acetyltransferase, with protein sequence MARAAVRYLAEVLPRDTARLRFRRMGPSDLDAMARLLGDPDVMHYYPAPKTREEAAAWIAWNERNYSEHGYGLWIIETHTGAFIGDCGLTWQDVNGFHRLEVGYHVVPEWQGRGIATEAAAACRDLVAEELDVRELIAIIHPENRASERVATKIGMQRVEDDRTAGRSRRIVLSMTV
- a CDS encoding type IV toxin-antitoxin system AbiEi family antitoxin domain-containing protein, with product MCATTGPVIQTYAQLRAGGLSRSQLESQLDIGSLIRLRRGVYAVSGTCVDVRAAATHGGSLACVSGLRHRGVWVLDDAPDLHVWMLPGAHRQHPSSTAGVPGCACIAHWDAASGDRFDIPSVARLLRQLLMCRGTEHFFVSLESALRQGMLSSADLTWLRCNTNEAGRTAIAFARTDADSGIESLLRWRLRDHGLQVRTQARIPSVGIVDLLIGDRLLVEADGGLNHASAPLRHKDLVRDANAAAWGYVTLRFDYAMIVHDWDLVERAILGAVHAGHHR